Proteins encoded together in one Pseudomonas arsenicoxydans window:
- a CDS encoding OmpA family protein, with amino-acid sequence MRKQLMIPALLAASVALAACSTPPNANLEQARTNYSGLQANPQASKVAALETKDASDYLDKADKAYQDKQDQAKVDQLAYLTNQRVEVAKQTIALRTAEANLKNASAQRAQARLDARDAQIKQLQDSLNAKQTDRGTVVTFGDVLFATDRADLKSSGLVNINKLAQFLSENPDRKVIVEGYTDSTGTASHNQSLSERRAGSVRMALVKMGVDPARIVAQGYGKEYPVAENDSTSGRAMNRRVEVTISNDNQPVIPRSAVSSN; translated from the coding sequence ATGCGTAAGCAACTGATGATCCCCGCTCTCCTGGCCGCAAGCGTTGCACTGGCTGCCTGCTCCACCCCGCCTAACGCGAATCTGGAACAGGCCCGTACCAACTACAGCGGCCTGCAAGCCAATCCGCAAGCGAGCAAAGTTGCGGCACTGGAAACCAAAGACGCCAGCGACTACCTGGATAAGGCCGACAAGGCTTATCAGGACAAGCAAGACCAGGCCAAGGTTGACCAACTGGCTTACCTGACCAACCAGCGTGTTGAAGTGGCCAAGCAGACCATCGCCCTGCGCACCGCTGAAGCCAACTTGAAAAACGCATCGGCCCAACGCGCCCAGGCCCGCCTGGATGCCCGCGATGCGCAAATCAAGCAGTTGCAGGACAGCCTGAACGCCAAGCAAACCGATCGCGGCACCGTGGTGACCTTCGGTGACGTGCTGTTTGCCACCGACCGGGCTGACCTGAAATCCAGCGGTCTGGTGAATATCAACAAACTGGCGCAGTTCCTCTCGGAAAATCCTGATCGCAAAGTGATCGTCGAGGGTTACACCGACAGCACCGGCACCGCGAGCCACAACCAGTCGCTGTCCGAACGTCGTGCCGGTTCCGTGCGCATGGCACTGGTGAAAATGGGCGTTGATCCAGCGCGCATCGTTGCCCAGGGTTATGGCAAGGAATACCCGGTTGCTGAAAACGATAGCACCTCGGGTCGTGCGATGAACCGTCGGGTGGAAGTGACCATTTCCAACGACAACCAGCCAGTGATCCCGCGTTCGGCAGTCAGCTCGAACTAA
- the lysS gene encoding lysine--tRNA ligase → MSDLELDPQALQQEENSLIALRKEKLAAERAKGNAFPNDFRRENYCNDLQKQYADKTKEELAEAAIPVKVAGRIMLNRGSFMVIQDMTGRIQVYVNRKTLSEETLAAVKTWDMGDIIAAVGTLARSGKGDLYVEMTEVRLLTKSLRPLPDKHHGLTDTEQRYRQRYVDLIVNEDVRQTFRVRSQVIAHIRSFLMKRDFLEVETPMLQTIPGGAAAKPFETHHNALDMEMFLRIAPELYLKRLVVGGFEKVFEINRNFRNEGVSTRHNPEFTMLEFYQAYADYEDNMDLTEELFRELAQLVLGSTDVPYGDKVFHFGEPFVRLSVFDSILKYNPELTADDLTDIEKARAIAKKAGAKVLGFEGLGKLQVMIFEELVEHKLEQPHFITQYPFEVSPLARRNDENPSVTDRFELFIGGREIANAYSELNDAEDQAERFMAQVADKDAGDDEAMHYDADFVRALEYGMPPTAGEGIGIDRLVMLLTNSPSIRDVILFPHMRPQA, encoded by the coding sequence ATGAGCGACCTAGAACTCGACCCGCAAGCCCTGCAACAGGAAGAAAACTCCCTGATCGCCCTGCGCAAGGAAAAGCTTGCTGCCGAGCGCGCCAAGGGCAATGCCTTCCCCAACGACTTCCGCCGCGAAAACTACTGCAATGACTTGCAGAAACAGTACGCGGACAAGACCAAGGAAGAGCTGGCAGAGGCTGCAATTCCGGTCAAGGTTGCCGGTCGCATCATGCTCAACCGTGGCTCGTTCATGGTGATCCAGGACATGACCGGTCGCATCCAGGTCTACGTCAACCGTAAAACCCTGTCCGAAGAAACCCTGGCCGCGGTGAAAACCTGGGACATGGGCGACATCATTGCAGCCGTTGGCACCTTGGCCCGTTCCGGCAAGGGCGACCTGTACGTTGAAATGACCGAAGTGCGCCTGCTGACCAAGTCGCTGCGCCCGCTGCCGGACAAGCACCACGGCCTGACCGACACCGAACAGCGCTATCGCCAGCGCTACGTTGACCTGATCGTCAACGAAGACGTGCGCCAGACGTTCCGCGTGCGTTCGCAAGTGATTGCGCACATCCGCAGCTTCCTGATGAAGCGCGACTTCCTCGAAGTCGAAACGCCGATGCTGCAAACCATTCCGGGCGGCGCTGCGGCCAAGCCATTCGAAACTCACCACAACGCGCTGGACATGGAAATGTTCCTGCGTATCGCGCCTGAGCTGTACCTCAAGCGTCTGGTTGTCGGCGGCTTCGAGAAAGTGTTCGAGATCAACCGCAACTTCCGTAACGAAGGTGTCTCGACGCGGCACAACCCTGAATTCACCATGTTGGAGTTCTACCAGGCTTACGCCGACTACGAAGACAACATGGACCTGACCGAAGAGCTGTTCCGCGAGCTGGCGCAGCTGGTGCTGGGCAGCACCGACGTGCCTTACGGCGACAAGGTGTTCCATTTCGGCGAACCGTTCGTGCGTCTGTCGGTGTTCGACTCGATCCTCAAGTACAACCCCGAGCTGACCGCTGACGACCTGACCGACATCGAGAAGGCGCGTGCCATCGCCAAGAAGGCCGGTGCCAAGGTGCTGGGCTTCGAAGGTCTGGGCAAGTTGCAGGTGATGATTTTCGAAGAACTGGTCGAGCACAAGCTGGAACAGCCGCACTTCATTACCCAGTACCCGTTCGAAGTCTCGCCGCTGGCCCGTCGTAACGACGAAAACCCAAGCGTCACCGACCGTTTCGAACTGTTCATCGGCGGCCGTGAAATCGCCAACGCCTATTCCGAGTTGAACGACGCGGAAGACCAGGCCGAGCGCTTCATGGCGCAGGTGGCGGACAAGGACGCCGGCGACGACGAAGCCATGCACTACGACGCCGACTTCGTTCGCGCGCTGGAGTACGGCATGCCGCCAACAGCGGGTGAAGGCATCGGCATCGATCGCCTGGTGATGTTGTTGACCAACTCACCGTCGATCCGCGACGTGATCCTGTTCCCGCACATGCGGCCGCAAGCGTAA
- the cheB gene encoding chemotaxis response regulator protein-glutamate methylesterase — MKIAIVNDMPMAVEALRRALAFEPAHEVVWVASNGAEAVQRCAENTPDLILMDLIMPVMDGVEATRQIMAQTPCAIVIVTVDRQQNVHRVFEAMGHGALDVVDTPALGAGNAQDAAAPLLRKIMNIGWLIGDKGNRERSAPSPLRGSASRKRLIAIGSSAGGPAALEVLLKGLPRDFPAAIVLVQHVDQVFATGMAEWLGSASGLNVRLAQEGEPPQTGTVLLAGTNHHIRLLKNGTLAYTAEPVNEIYRPSIDVFFESVANYWNGDAVGVLLTGMGRDGAQGLKLMRQQGYLTIAQDQNSSAVYGMPKAAAAIEAAMEIRPLEKIAPRLLEIFSK; from the coding sequence ATGAAAATAGCCATCGTTAACGACATGCCCATGGCCGTAGAGGCCCTGCGTCGGGCCTTGGCATTTGAACCGGCGCACGAGGTGGTGTGGGTCGCCAGCAACGGAGCGGAAGCGGTGCAGCGTTGCGCCGAGAATACCCCTGACCTGATTCTGATGGACCTGATCATGCCAGTCATGGACGGCGTCGAGGCCACACGGCAAATCATGGCGCAGACCCCGTGCGCCATCGTCATCGTCACGGTCGACCGCCAGCAGAACGTCCACCGGGTGTTCGAGGCCATGGGCCACGGCGCGCTGGACGTGGTCGACACCCCGGCCCTCGGCGCCGGCAATGCGCAAGATGCGGCGGCCCCGTTGTTGCGCAAGATCATGAACATTGGCTGGCTGATTGGTGACAAGGGCAATCGGGAGCGATCGGCTCCGAGCCCGTTGCGCGGTTCCGCCTCCCGCAAGCGCCTGATTGCCATCGGCTCGTCCGCTGGCGGGCCGGCAGCGCTGGAAGTGTTGCTCAAGGGCTTGCCGCGCGATTTTCCGGCGGCGATTGTCCTGGTCCAGCACGTTGACCAGGTGTTTGCCACCGGCATGGCCGAGTGGCTCGGCAGTGCCAGCGGCCTGAACGTCCGCCTGGCCCAGGAAGGTGAGCCGCCGCAGACCGGCACCGTACTGCTGGCCGGCACCAACCACCATATCCGCTTGTTGAAAAACGGCACGCTGGCCTACACCGCTGAACCGGTCAACGAGATCTATCGCCCCTCGATCGATGTGTTTTTCGAGAGTGTTGCCAATTACTGGAATGGTGACGCCGTAGGCGTTTTGCTGACCGGAATGGGGCGCGACGGCGCACAAGGGCTTAAACTCATGCGCCAACAGGGTTACCTGACTATCGCTCAGGACCAGAACAGCAGTGCGGTGTACGGGATGCCGAAGGCGGCAGCGGCCATCGAGGCGGCGATGGAAATTCGCCCACTGGAAAAGATAGCGCCCCGATTGCTGGAGATTTTCTCGAAATGA
- a CDS encoding diguanylate cyclase domain-containing protein: MTDLQLDDFKTDENAAMVLLVDDQAMIGEAVRRGLSSEDNIDFHFCADPHQAVSQAIRIKPTVILQDLVMPGLDGLSLVREYRNHPATKDIPIIVLSTKEDPLIKSAAFAAGANDYLVKLPDNIELVARIRYHSRSYMMLLQRDAAYRALRVSQQQLLDTNLVLQRLMNSDGLTGLSNRRHFDEYLELEWRRSLRDQTQLSLLMIDVDYFKSYNDSFGHLDGDEALRQVATAIRDASARPSDLPARYGGEEFALVLPNTTPGGARLVAEKLRLTVAALKIPHIAPTEGSSLTISIGLSTMIPQPGSDCRQLISAADKGLYRAKNNGRNQVGIE, encoded by the coding sequence ATGACTGACTTACAGCTCGACGACTTCAAAACCGACGAAAACGCCGCCATGGTGCTGTTGGTGGACGATCAGGCGATGATCGGTGAGGCGGTGCGCCGAGGGTTGTCGAGCGAGGACAATATCGACTTCCACTTCTGCGCCGACCCGCATCAGGCCGTCTCGCAGGCGATCCGCATCAAGCCGACGGTGATTCTGCAGGATCTGGTGATGCCCGGCCTCGACGGCCTGAGCCTGGTGCGCGAATACCGCAATCACCCGGCGACCAAGGACATTCCGATCATTGTCCTGTCGACCAAGGAAGACCCGCTGATCAAAAGCGCCGCCTTTGCCGCCGGTGCCAATGATTACCTGGTCAAGCTACCGGACAACATCGAGCTGGTGGCGCGTATCCGCTATCACTCGCGCTCCTACATGATGTTGTTGCAGCGTGACGCGGCTTACCGCGCGCTGCGGGTCAGCCAGCAGCAGTTGCTCGACACCAATCTGGTGTTGCAGCGGTTGATGAACTCCGACGGCCTGACCGGGCTGTCAAACCGCCGGCACTTCGATGAATACCTGGAACTGGAATGGCGCCGTTCGCTGCGCGACCAGACGCAACTGTCGTTGCTGATGATCGACGTCGACTATTTCAAGTCCTACAACGATAGCTTTGGCCACCTGGATGGCGACGAGGCCTTGCGTCAAGTCGCCACGGCGATCCGCGATGCCAGTGCGCGACCTTCGGACCTGCCGGCGCGTTATGGGGGTGAAGAGTTCGCCCTGGTGCTGCCCAATACCACGCCGGGCGGTGCGCGACTGGTGGCGGAAAAACTGCGCCTGACCGTGGCCGCGCTGAAGATTCCACACATTGCCCCCACCGAAGGCTCAAGCCTGACTATCAGCATCGGCTTGTCGACCATGATCCCGCAGCCGGGCAGCGATTGCCGGCAACTGATTTCGGCGGCGGACAAGGGGCTGTATCGGGCCAAGAACAATGGGCGTAATCAGGTGGGGATCGAGTAG
- a CDS encoding alpha/beta hydrolase, with amino-acid sequence MRILGIVCLILTLSGCSSLLFYPEPGQLFTPEKAKLDYREVTLTTADGLKLNAWWLPAKKGVEVKGTVLHLHGNGGNLPMHLGGSWWLPKQGYQVLLVDYRGYGLSEGKPSLPEIYEDIDAAFKWLDQAPEVKGKPLILLGQSLGGSMAVHYLVQHPERQKQLKALVLDGVPASYRSIGQYALSNSWLTWAFQVPLSWLVPDGDSAINSVAQLNGVPKLIYHSIDDPIVPLSNGIRLYQAAPPPRVLQLTRGGHVQTFADPVWRKVMLRYLDDPQHFNGLRRLGEVPNYPAPPNSEDEPPESPQ; translated from the coding sequence ATGAGAATCCTCGGCATTGTCTGCCTTATTCTGACCTTGAGCGGTTGCAGCTCCTTGCTGTTCTACCCCGAACCCGGTCAGCTGTTTACTCCGGAAAAAGCCAAGCTCGACTACCGCGAAGTGACCCTGACCACGGCTGATGGCCTCAAGCTGAACGCTTGGTGGCTGCCGGCGAAAAAAGGTGTCGAGGTCAAGGGCACCGTGCTGCATCTGCACGGCAACGGCGGCAATCTGCCGATGCATTTGGGCGGGAGCTGGTGGTTGCCCAAACAAGGCTATCAAGTGCTGCTGGTGGACTATCGCGGCTATGGTTTGTCCGAAGGGAAACCGAGCTTGCCAGAGATCTATGAGGACATCGATGCCGCGTTCAAATGGCTCGATCAGGCACCGGAGGTTAAAGGCAAGCCGCTGATCCTGCTCGGCCAGAGCCTCGGTGGTTCGATGGCCGTGCACTATCTGGTCCAGCATCCCGAACGCCAGAAACAACTCAAGGCCTTGGTCCTGGATGGCGTTCCCGCCAGTTATCGCAGTATTGGCCAATACGCCCTGAGCAACTCCTGGCTGACCTGGGCCTTCCAGGTGCCGTTGTCCTGGCTGGTGCCTGACGGTGACAGCGCGATCAACTCGGTGGCGCAGCTCAATGGCGTACCAAAACTGATCTACCACAGCATCGACGATCCGATCGTGCCCCTTTCCAATGGCATCCGTCTGTATCAAGCTGCGCCGCCGCCGCGAGTGCTGCAGCTGACCCGTGGCGGTCATGTGCAGACGTTCGCAGACCCGGTCTGGCGCAAAGTCATGCTGCGCTATCTTGACGACCCGCAGCATTTCAACGGCCTGCGCCGCCTGGGTGAAGTTCCCAATTACCCGGCACCCCCGAATTCAGAAGATGAACCACCAGAGAGTCCGCAATGA
- a CDS encoding DUF4398 domain-containing protein — translation MELKTMKISTAKSSFNHLRSLKLAALAIGTSFVLAGCAGNPPTEQFAVTQSAVNSAVSAGGTEFAAVEMKSAQDKLKQSEIAMHDKKYEEARILAEQAEWDARVAERKAQAIKADQAVKDSQKGVQELRQESQRTVQ, via the coding sequence ATGGAGTTGAAGACCATGAAGATCAGCACTGCCAAGTCCTCGTTCAATCATTTGCGCAGTCTGAAACTGGCTGCCCTGGCAATCGGCACCAGCTTCGTTCTGGCTGGCTGCGCCGGCAATCCACCGACCGAGCAATTCGCTGTGACGCAATCCGCTGTGAATAGCGCGGTCAGCGCCGGCGGCACCGAGTTCGCGGCCGTGGAAATGAAATCCGCGCAAGACAAGCTCAAACAATCCGAAATCGCCATGCACGACAAAAAGTATGAAGAAGCCAGAATTCTGGCCGAACAGGCTGAGTGGGACGCTCGTGTAGCCGAACGCAAAGCCCAGGCGATCAAAGCCGATCAAGCTGTGAAGGACTCTCAGAAAGGCGTTCAGGAACTGCGTCAGGAAAGTCAGCGCACTGTGCAATAA
- the prfB gene encoding peptide chain release factor 2 (programmed frameshift) encodes MEINPILNSIKDLSERSETIRGYLDYDQKHERLTEVNRELEDPSVWNNPSYAQELGRERSLLAQIVETLDEMHSGLADAKDLLLMSAEEEDQAAVDDVAAEVERLRESLEKLEFRRMFSGEMDANNAYLDIQAGSGGTEAQDWANILLRMYLRWADKRGFDATIMELSAGEVAGIKGATVHIKGEYAFGWLRTEIGVHRLVRKSPFDSGNRRHTSFSAVFVSPEIDDNIEIDINPSDLRIDTYRSSGAGGQHVNTTDSAVRITHVPTNTVVSCQNERSQHANKDTAMKMLRARLYEQEVQKRNAASQALEDTKSDIGWGHQIRSYVLDASRIKDLRTNIERSDCDKVLDGDIDEYLVASLKQGL; translated from the exons ATGGAAATCAACCCGATCCTTAACAGTATCAAGGACCTGTCCGAGCGCTCCGAAACTATTCGGGGGTATCTT GACTACGATCAAAAGCATGAGCGTCTGACTGAAGTCAATCGCGAGCTTGAAGATCCGTCTGTCTGGAACAACCCGTCGTACGCTCAGGAACTGGGCCGCGAGCGATCGCTGCTGGCTCAGATCGTCGAAACCCTCGACGAAATGCATTCAGGCCTGGCCGACGCCAAAGACCTGCTGCTGATGTCCGCCGAAGAAGAAGACCAGGCCGCCGTCGATGACGTCGCCGCCGAAGTCGAGCGCCTGCGCGAGTCGCTGGAAAAGCTCGAATTCCGTCGCATGTTCAGCGGTGAAATGGACGCCAACAACGCCTACCTGGACATCCAGGCCGGCTCCGGCGGCACCGAGGCCCAGGACTGGGCCAACATCCTGCTGCGCATGTACCTGCGCTGGGCTGACAAACGCGGTTTCGACGCCACCATCATGGAGCTGTCGGCCGGTGAAGTCGCCGGGATCAAGGGCGCCACGGTGCACATCAAGGGCGAATACGCCTTTGGCTGGTTGCGCACCGAGATCGGCGTGCACCGTCTGGTGCGCAAGAGCCCGTTCGACTCCGGCAACCGCCGCCACACCTCGTTCTCGGCCGTGTTCGTATCGCCGGAAATCGATGACAACATCGAAATCGATATCAACCCGTCGGACCTGCGCATCGACACCTACCGCTCCTCCGGTGCCGGTGGTCAGCACGTAAACACCACCGACTCGGCCGTACGTATCACCCACGTACCGACCAACACCGTGGTCAGCTGCCAGAACGAACGCTCCCAGCACGCCAACAAAGACACCGCGATGAAAATGTTGCGGGCGCGCTTGTACGAGCAGGAAGTGCAGAAACGCAACGCCGCCTCCCAGGCCCTGGAAGACACCAAGTCGGACATCGGCTGGGGTCACCAGATTCGCTCTTACGTGCTCGATGCGTCGCGAATCAAGGATTTGCGCACTAACATCGAACGCAGTGACTGCGACAAGGTGCTCGACGGCGACATTGACGAATACCTGGTGGCCAGCCTGAAACAAGGCCTGTAA
- a CDS encoding flavohemoglobin expression-modulating QEGLA motif protein: protein MDDYQQTIRILSDRIVLAQTPIRVLDAVKWDDSIRKGFLKAKGKEMPAVDRDYYLNRPLTFDSSKVKLEFQNIERDITRQLGQFNPVGQIMRRMCKEYRMVVRMLEARGTEDFGLISQELYGAASDAFHAGDPTLSDLGLMLSDYLNNIDGRGDLKDEPKILTAKDAVNLLQTRLSKVFGEAEETIRVFESDGIVADAAAGADYIKIRTDAMFNERDVRALEVHEGLVHVGTTLNGLNQPICTFLSKGPPSSTVTQEGLAILMEIITFASYPSRLRKLTNRTRAIHMVEEGADFLQVYEFFREQGFEMPESYGNASRVFRGSVPNGLPFTKDLSYLKGFIMVYNYIQLAVRKGKLEQIPLLFCGKTTLEDMRTLRQLVDEGLVVPPKYLPEQFRDMNALSAWMCFSNFLNHLSLDRIEADYSNIL, encoded by the coding sequence GTGGACGATTACCAGCAGACGATACGCATTTTGTCCGATCGCATTGTGCTGGCGCAGACGCCGATTCGCGTCCTCGATGCGGTGAAATGGGATGACAGCATCCGCAAGGGTTTCCTCAAGGCCAAGGGCAAGGAAATGCCGGCCGTGGATCGCGACTATTACCTCAACCGACCGCTGACATTCGATTCCAGCAAAGTGAAACTGGAATTCCAGAACATCGAACGCGACATCACCCGCCAGCTTGGCCAGTTCAACCCGGTCGGCCAGATCATGCGTCGCATGTGCAAGGAATACCGGATGGTGGTGCGTATGCTCGAAGCGCGCGGCACCGAGGATTTCGGCCTGATTTCACAGGAGTTGTACGGCGCTGCATCCGACGCGTTCCACGCCGGTGATCCGACGCTGTCCGACCTCGGCCTGATGCTCTCCGACTACCTGAACAACATCGATGGCCGGGGCGACCTTAAGGATGAGCCGAAAATCCTCACCGCCAAGGATGCCGTGAATTTACTGCAAACCCGGTTGAGCAAGGTGTTTGGCGAGGCCGAGGAAACCATTCGGGTGTTCGAGTCCGATGGCATTGTTGCTGACGCGGCGGCTGGCGCCGACTACATCAAGATCCGCACCGACGCGATGTTCAACGAACGTGACGTGCGCGCCCTGGAGGTTCACGAAGGGCTGGTGCATGTCGGCACGACGCTCAACGGACTGAACCAGCCGATCTGTACGTTCCTGTCCAAGGGCCCGCCGTCATCGACGGTGACCCAGGAAGGCCTGGCGATCCTGATGGAAATCATCACCTTCGCTTCTTACCCGAGTCGCCTGCGCAAGCTGACCAACCGCACCCGCGCCATTCACATGGTGGAGGAGGGCGCGGACTTTCTGCAGGTCTACGAGTTCTTCCGCGAGCAAGGCTTCGAAATGCCCGAAAGCTACGGCAACGCCAGCCGGGTGTTCCGTGGTTCGGTGCCCAATGGGCTGCCATTTACCAAAGACTTGTCCTACCTCAAGGGCTTTATCATGGTTTACAACTACATTCAGTTGGCCGTGCGTAAAGGCAAGCTTGAGCAGATTCCGCTGCTGTTTTGCGGCAAGACTACGCTGGAAGACATGCGCACCTTGCGTCAGTTGGTGGATGAAGGGCTGGTGGTGCCGCCGAAGTATTTGCCGGAGCAGTTCCGCGACATGAACGCGCTGTCGGCGTGGATGTGCTTCTCCAACTTCCTCAACCACCTGAGCCTGGACCGGATCGAAGCGGATTACTCGAACATTCTCTAG
- a CDS encoding pilin assembly protein, with translation MKIRELAQHWEENAKGRLTDTGYRIHLDMEAAARLAAIVEMYPKRQPEELLGELIGAALEELEKSFPYVKGSTVVATDEEGDPLYEDIGPTPRFLALSRRHLHDLSAGSEKQKH, from the coding sequence ATGAAAATCCGTGAACTGGCTCAGCATTGGGAAGAAAACGCCAAAGGGCGACTGACCGATACCGGTTATAGAATCCATCTGGATATGGAGGCCGCCGCACGGCTGGCGGCAATTGTCGAGATGTACCCCAAACGCCAACCCGAAGAACTGCTTGGCGAGCTGATCGGCGCCGCGCTGGAAGAGTTGGAAAAGAGCTTTCCCTACGTGAAAGGCTCGACCGTGGTCGCCACTGACGAAGAGGGTGATCCGCTGTACGAAGACATTGGTCCGACCCCGCGCTTCCTCGCGCTGTCACGTCGGCACCTGCACGATTTATCGGCCGGTAGCGAGAAGCAGAAGCACTGA
- a CDS encoding TetR/AcrR family transcriptional regulator yields the protein MNRAMAQEGAADVATAVAESVQYQGRKASRQGSEQRRQEILDAAMRIVVRDGVRAVRHRAVAAEANVPLSATTYYFKDIDDLLTDTFAQYVERSAAFMAKLWVNNEGLLREMVVSGDGSPESRSQLADDIAGLMADYVHRQLINRREHLMAEQAFRQEALLNPRLALLVRSHQQILLQGTCQLFEVLGSREPQQDAKVLTAIIGRMEYQGLLNDAEPVAEAEMLGILTRYMHLVLASV from the coding sequence GTGAACCGTGCAATGGCTCAAGAGGGTGCAGCGGATGTCGCCACTGCAGTCGCTGAAAGTGTTCAGTACCAAGGCCGCAAGGCCAGCCGACAGGGCAGCGAGCAGCGTCGACAGGAGATTCTCGATGCGGCGATGCGCATTGTCGTGCGCGATGGCGTGCGGGCTGTGCGTCACCGCGCGGTGGCGGCCGAGGCCAATGTGCCGTTGTCGGCCACCACTTACTACTTCAAGGATATCGATGACTTGCTCACCGATACCTTCGCGCAATACGTGGAACGCAGCGCCGCGTTCATGGCCAAGCTGTGGGTGAACAATGAAGGCCTGCTGCGTGAGATGGTGGTCAGCGGCGACGGCAGCCCCGAGTCTCGCTCGCAATTGGCGGACGACATCGCAGGGTTGATGGCGGACTATGTTCACCGGCAACTGATCAATCGTCGCGAACACTTGATGGCCGAGCAGGCATTCCGCCAGGAAGCGCTGCTGAACCCACGCCTGGCGCTGTTGGTGCGCTCGCATCAGCAAATTCTGCTGCAGGGAACGTGTCAGCTTTTCGAAGTATTGGGTTCCCGTGAGCCACAACAGGATGCCAAAGTGTTGACGGCCATTATCGGACGGATGGAATATCAGGGCCTGCTCAACGACGCCGAGCCTGTGGCCGAAGCCGAAATGCTCGGTATCCTGACCCGCTACATGCACCTGGTGTTGGCGTCGGTGTAA